A genomic window from Diospyros lotus cultivar Yz01 chromosome 2, ASM1463336v1, whole genome shotgun sequence includes:
- the LOC127793926 gene encoding putative pentatricopeptide repeat-containing protein At1g17630 yields the protein MLHAAFSRRLISVPLHLSLPKPSYPSIFQRSILKSLHWETHNELPDFLDRLLRQCTTILQCQQLHAQVFVTGSCRWAFLAARIVSTYAGFGFLDDARKAFAATPVECYWNLLLWNSILRANAAYQEYDELLRLYLRMLKLGVGVDGFTLPLATRACASFGDSRLCKSVHGHVVQMGFQYHLHVVNELLGMYGKLGETGDARRVFDRMPVRSHISWNTMVSGYALNYDCDGAFEMFRRMELEGLEPNLVTWTSLLSSHARCGRHEETLRLYGVMRKKGNGTTAEALAVVISVCADLGALGKGEVIHGHVTKGGFEKYLFVKNSLISMYGKHGAVTDAEKLFMEIELKNVVSWNALISSYADSGLCDEAFSLFSHMENSNEYPVVRPNVISWSAVIDGFASKGRGEESLGLFRRMQLAKVRANSITISSVLSVCAELSGLGLGREIHGHVIKAMMDGNVLVGNGLINMYAKCGSLKEAHLLFEKLDGRDVISWNTMIAGYGMHGLGNDALETFKRMVKAGYKPDAVTFVAVLSACSHAGLVNEGRELFDQMIREFRVEPQVEHYACIVDLLGRAGFFQEASNTMRSMPMEPNVYVWGALLNACRIYKNSDAAEQIASQILGLDLETTGSYMLLSNIYAAHGRWEDSARVRISTKVKGLNKIPGQSWIEVKNKPHMFLAGNTMQTGMEKVHHMLKVLGLQMEIEGYIPDRSFVPQYVGEELYA from the coding sequence ATGCTTCATGCTGCTTTCTCAAGGCGTCTGATTTCAGTCCcgctccatctctctctccccaaaCCCTCTTACCCTTCGATTTTCCAGCGTTCGATCTTGAAGTCGCTCCACTGGGAGACCCACAACGAACTTCCCGATTTCCTCGATCGCCTCCTTCGACAATGCACTACTATTCTGCAATGCCAACAACTTCACGCCCAAGTTTTTGTTACTGGTTCTTGCCGCTGGGCGTTCTTGGCTGCGAGGATTGTTTCCACCTACGCTGGTTTCGGGTTTCTTGATGATGCCCGCAAAGCATTTGCAGCCACCCCAGTTGAATGCTATTGGAACCTGCTTTTGTGGAACTCAATCTTGAGAGCTAATGCAGCATATCAAGAATATGATGAGCTTCTCAGACTTTATCTTCGGATGCTAAAGCTTGGGGTTGGAGTTGATGGTTTCACGCTCCCGTTGGCTACGAGGGCCTGTGCTTCGTTCGGCGATTCTAGGTTGTGCAAGAGTGTTCATGGTCATGTTGTGCAGATGGGTTTTCAGTATCATCTTCATGTTGTGAATGAGTTGTTGGGTATGTATGGAAAGCTCGGGGAAACGGGGGATGCCCGCAGAGTGTTTGATAGAATGCCTGTGAGAAGCCATATTTCGTGGAACACCATGGTTTCGGGATATGCACTTAATTATGACTGTGATGGCGCTTTTGAAATGTTTCGTCGGATGGAATTGGAAGGTTTGGAGCCAAACTTAGTGACTTGGACGTCATTGTTGTCTAGTCATGCCCGGTGTGGGCGTCACGAAGAAACGTTACGTTTGTATGGCGTgatgagaaagaaaggaaatggcACCACCGCTGAAGCCCTTGCTGTTGTCATATCTGTTTGTGCTGATTTGGGTGCACTTGGTAAGGGTGAGGTAATCCATGGACATGTTACAAAGGGTGGTTTTGAGAAGTACTTATTTGTCAAAAACTCTCTTATATCCATGTATGGTAAACATGGAGCGGTTACAGATGCTGAAAAGCTGTTTATGGAAATAGAATTGAAGAACGTAGTGAGTTGGAATGCTTTGATATCGTCCTATGCAGATTCTGGGTTATGTGACGAGGCTTTCTCATTGTTTTCACATATGGAAAACTCAAATGAGTATCCAGTGGTGAGACCTAATGTAATAAGCTGGAGTGCTGTTATTGATGGATTTGCTTCTAAGGGACGCGGGGAGGAGTCCTTGGGACTCTTCCGGCGTATGCAACTGGCCAAAGTACGGGCAAACTCCATTACAATTTCCAGTGTTTTATCAGTTTGTGCAGAATTATCAGGCCTTGGTCTTGGCAGGGAAATCCATGGCCATGTAATTAAAGCCATGATGGACGGGAACGTTTTAGTGGGGAATGGCTTGATTAACATGTACGCTAAATGTGGGAGTCTCAAAGAAGCACATTTGTTGTTTGAGAAGCTTGATGGTAGAGATGTAATTTCATGGAACACAATGATTGCAGGGTATGGAATGCACGGACTTGGTAACGATGCTCTAGAAACTTTTAAGCGAATGGTTAAAGCTGGATATAAACCAGATGCTGTTACTTTTGTTGCTGTTCTTTCTGCATGTAGCCATGCTGGGCTTGTTAATGAGGGTCGTGAGCTTTTTGATCAAATGATAAGAGAGTTTAGAGTGGAACCCCAAGTGGAGCACTATGCTTGCATTGTCGATCTTCTTGGCCGGGCTGGGTTCTTTCAAGAGGCAAGTAACACAATGAGAAGCATGCCAATGGAACCCAATGTTTATGTCTGGGGAGCTCTTCTGAACGCTTGTAGGATATATAAAAATTCAGATGCCGCAGAACAAATTGCTTCTCAGATCCTTGGTCTTGACTTGGAGACAACTGGGAGCTACATGCTGCTCTCTAATATTTATGCTGCACATGGAAGATGGGAGGATTCTGCAAGAGTTAGAATCTCTACTAAGGTGAAGGGTTTAAATAAGATCCCTGGGCAGAGTTGGATTGAGGTTAAGAATAAACCGCATATGTTCTTAGCAGGGAATACCATGCAAACAGGGATGGAGAAAGTTCATCATATGCTGAAGGTTTTGGGCCTCCAGATGGAGATTGAAGGCTATATTCCTGACAGGAGCTTTGTTCCGCAATATGTAGGTGAAGAATTATATGCCTGA